The following are encoded together in the Magnetospirillum gryphiswaldense MSR-1 v2 genome:
- the rpmD gene encoding 50S ribosomal protein L30: MADKKTVRVTQVQSPIGREGDQRATLIGLGLNKMHRTKELEDTPAVRGMIRKVQHLVRVED; the protein is encoded by the coding sequence ATGGCTGACAAGAAGACCGTTCGCGTCACCCAGGTGCAAAGCCCCATCGGCCGCGAGGGCGACCAGCGCGCCACCCTGATCGGCCTGGGTCTGAACAAGATGCATCGTACCAAGGAGCTGGAGGATACTCCGGCCGTCCGTGGCATGATCCGTAAGGTTCAGCACCTGGTTCGGGTTGAAGACTAA
- the rpsH gene encoding 30S ribosomal protein S8: MSMTDPLGDMLARIRNGQRANKSSITSPASNLRVNVLEVLKREGYIRGYAKSEVRAGVSELTIELKYHEGKPVITKIARVSTPGRRVYSKISDLTRVANGLGISILSTPRGVMSDTEARTANVGGEVLCQVF; this comes from the coding sequence ATGTCTATGACCGATCCGCTCGGCGATATGCTCGCCCGCATCCGCAATGGTCAGCGCGCGAACAAGTCGTCGATCACCTCGCCCGCTTCCAATCTGCGCGTCAACGTGCTGGAAGTCCTGAAGCGTGAAGGCTACATCCGTGGTTATGCCAAGTCCGAAGTCCGCGCCGGCGTGTCCGAGCTGACCATCGAACTGAAGTACCACGAGGGTAAGCCGGTGATCACCAAGATCGCTCGCGTCTCGACCCCCGGTCGTCGCGTTTATTCCAAGATTTCCGATCTGACCCGCGTGGCGAATGGTTTGGGCATCTCTATCCTCTCGACTCCTCGCGGCGTCATGAGCGATACCGAAGCCCGCACCGCCAATGTGGGCGGTGAAGTTCTCTGCCAGGTGTTCTAA
- the rpsE gene encoding 30S ribosomal protein S5, protein MARTPNSEGTEQRRGRGRGGEGGERDGRGRGRGGPEAARPEREENEFVDKLVHINRVAKVVKGGRRFAFAALVVVGDAKGRVGYGSGKAREVPEAIRKATEQAKRNMIKVNLREGRTLHHDVTGHFGAGRVVLRAAPAGTGIIAGGPMRAVFETMGVADVVAKCLGTSNPHNMIKATFDALVSLNSPRSVAAKRGKKVGDIIGRRDGAAAATAA, encoded by the coding sequence ATGGCACGTACTCCCAATTCCGAGGGAACCGAACAGCGTCGCGGCCGTGGCCGTGGCGGTGAAGGCGGCGAACGTGACGGTCGTGGTCGCGGTCGTGGCGGCCCCGAGGCCGCCCGGCCCGAGCGCGAAGAGAACGAATTCGTCGATAAGCTGGTCCACATCAACCGCGTGGCCAAGGTGGTCAAGGGCGGTCGTCGCTTCGCCTTCGCTGCCCTGGTGGTGGTTGGCGACGCCAAGGGTCGCGTCGGTTACGGCTCGGGCAAGGCCCGTGAAGTTCCCGAAGCCATCCGCAAGGCGACCGAACAGGCCAAGCGCAACATGATCAAGGTGAACCTGCGTGAAGGTCGCACCCTGCATCATGACGTCACCGGTCACTTCGGTGCCGGTCGTGTTGTTCTGCGCGCCGCTCCGGCCGGTACCGGCATCATCGCCGGCGGCCCGATGCGCGCCGTGTTCGAGACCATGGGCGTGGCCGACGTCGTCGCCAAGTGCCTGGGCACCTCGAACCCGCACAACATGATCAAGGCGACCTTCGACGCCCTGGTGTCCTTGAACAGCCCCCGCTCGGTGGCTGCCAAGCGTGGCAAGAAGGTTGGTGACATCATCGGCCGCCGTGATGGCGCCGCTGCTGCCACCGCCGCGTAA
- the rplE gene encoding 50S ribosomal protein L5 produces the protein MTARLRNHYDTKVRQALQEEFNYSNPMQVPKLEKIVINMGVGEAAQDAKKIDAAIAEMTLIAGQKPVVTKAKKSIAQFKLREGQVVGCKVTLRAERMYEFLDRLITIALPRVRDFRGVPGKSFDGRGNYSLGLKEQLIFPEINYDKVDTTRGMDIIFVTTAKSDAEAKALLKGFDMPFAG, from the coding sequence ATGACCGCGCGTTTGCGTAATCACTACGACACCAAGGTCCGCCAGGCCCTGCAGGAGGAGTTCAACTACTCCAATCCCATGCAGGTGCCGAAGCTGGAAAAGATCGTCATCAACATGGGCGTGGGCGAAGCTGCCCAGGACGCCAAGAAGATCGACGCCGCCATCGCCGAAATGACCCTGATCGCGGGTCAGAAGCCGGTGGTGACCAAGGCCAAGAAGTCCATCGCTCAGTTCAAGCTGCGCGAAGGCCAGGTTGTTGGCTGCAAGGTCACCTTGCGCGCCGAACGCATGTATGAATTCCTCGATCGTCTGATCACCATTGCGCTGCCCCGCGTCCGCGACTTCCGCGGCGTTCCCGGCAAGAGCTTTGACGGCCGCGGCAATTATTCGCTCGGCCTGAAAGAACAGCTCATTTTCCCGGAAATCAACTACGACAAGGTTGATACGACCCGGGGCATGGACATCATTTTCGTCACGACGGCCAAGTCCGATGCGGAAGCCAAGGCGCTTCTCAAGGGCTTCGACATGCCGTTCGCTGGCTGA
- the rplF gene encoding 50S ribosomal protein L6, which translates to MSRVGKYPVPVPSGVTVQIAGTEFIAKGKLGESRMPLSDEVETTIEGSEVWVKPKSDSKRARMMWGTTRALINNLVKGVSDGFTVNLDINGVGYRAAVEGKNLKLALGYSHDIDYPIPDDVTMKCEKPTSISITGRDKQIVGQLAAEIRSFRGPEPYKGKGIKYSTETILRKEGKKK; encoded by the coding sequence ATGTCGCGAGTCGGCAAATATCCCGTGCCGGTGCCGTCTGGAGTCACTGTCCAGATCGCCGGTACCGAATTCATCGCCAAGGGCAAGCTGGGTGAGTCCCGGATGCCCCTGTCGGACGAAGTTGAAACCACCATCGAAGGCTCCGAAGTTTGGGTCAAGCCCAAGTCGGATTCCAAGCGCGCGCGCATGATGTGGGGCACCACCCGCGCCCTGATCAATAATTTGGTCAAGGGCGTGTCCGACGGCTTCACCGTCAACCTGGACATCAACGGCGTGGGTTACCGCGCCGCTGTCGAAGGGAAGAATTTGAAGCTGGCCTTGGGCTATTCTCATGATATCGACTATCCGATTCCGGATGACGTCACCATGAAGTGCGAAAAGCCCACCTCGATTTCCATCACTGGCCGCGATAAGCAGATCGTCGGGCAGCTTGCGGCGGAGATCCGGTCGTTCCGTGGTCCCGAGCCCTACAAGGGCAAGGGCATCAAGTACTCGACCGAGACCATCCTGCGCAAGGAAGGCAAGAAGAAGTAA
- a CDS encoding adenylate kinase has protein sequence MNLVLLGPPGGGKGTQAKRLMDKYGLVQLSTGDMLRAAVASGSDIGKKAKAVMDAGQLVSDDIVIGIIDDRLDQPDTKNGVIFDGFPRTVAQAEALDAMMAKKGKQLDFAIEIRVPDAPIVERITGRYTCAKCGAGYHDKFQQPKVAGTCDSCGGTEFTRRADDNAETVNKRLAAYHDQTAPLLPYYQAKGNYHLVDGTQDIAVVTTDLEVILGKAG, from the coding sequence ATGAATCTGGTTCTGTTGGGGCCGCCGGGCGGCGGCAAGGGTACTCAGGCCAAGCGCCTGATGGACAAGTACGGTCTGGTGCAATTGTCCACCGGCGACATGCTGCGCGCCGCCGTCGCCTCGGGCTCGGATATCGGCAAGAAGGCCAAGGCGGTGATGGATGCCGGCCAACTGGTGTCCGACGACATCGTCATCGGCATCATCGATGACCGCCTGGACCAACCCGACACCAAGAACGGAGTCATCTTCGACGGCTTCCCCCGGACCGTCGCCCAGGCTGAAGCCCTGGATGCCATGATGGCCAAGAAGGGCAAGCAGCTGGATTTCGCCATTGAAATCCGCGTGCCCGACGCCCCCATCGTCGAACGCATCACCGGGCGCTACACCTGCGCCAAGTGCGGCGCCGGCTATCACGACAAGTTCCAGCAGCCGAAAGTCGCCGGAACCTGTGATTCCTGCGGCGGCACCGAGTTCACTCGGCGCGCCGATGACAATGCCGAAACCGTGAACAAGCGCCTTGCCGCCTATCACGATCAGACGGCCCCCCTGCTGCCCTATTATCAGGCCAAGGGGAATTATCATCTGGTGGATGGTACCCAGGATATCGCCGTGGTCACCACGGACCTGGAAGTCATCCTCGGAAAGGCCGGGTGA
- the secY gene encoding preprotein translocase subunit SecY produces the protein MASAAEQLAANLNFGVLAKATELKKRIWFTLLALVVYRLGTWIPIPGVDPHVMAEMFKQSGSGLLGMFDMLAGGALQRMTIFALAIMPYISASIIIQLMTTIVPSLEAIKKEGESGKKKINQYTRYLTVVIATFQAYGIAVGLEGMSGSMGSAVIMDNHLLFRFSTVVTLVGGTMFLMWLGEQITARGIGQGTSLIIMAGIVAELPSALAGTLELGRTGALPVLLIIFLLIMAVVIIAGIVYFERAQRRIIVQYPKRQVGNKMFGGESSHLPLKLNTSGVIPPIFASSLLLMPMTVAQFYAGGGGPEWLTTFTALMGRGQPLYLGIYTALIVFFAFFYTAVVFNPVDTADNLKKNGGFIPGIRPGKNTSDYLDYVLTRLTVLGAIYLTALSVLPELLISRFSVPFYFGGTSLLIVVTVTMDTVSQIQSHLLAHQYEGLIKKSRLRGRRG, from the coding sequence ATGGCCTCTGCTGCCGAGCAGCTTGCCGCGAACCTGAATTTTGGCGTTCTGGCGAAAGCCACCGAACTCAAGAAGAGGATCTGGTTCACCCTGTTGGCCCTGGTCGTTTATCGACTGGGCACCTGGATTCCCATTCCCGGCGTCGATCCGCATGTGATGGCGGAAATGTTCAAGCAAAGCGGCAGCGGTCTGCTCGGCATGTTCGACATGCTGGCCGGCGGCGCCTTGCAGCGTATGACCATTTTCGCCCTGGCGATCATGCCCTACATCTCGGCCTCCATCATCATCCAGCTGATGACGACCATCGTCCCCAGCCTGGAAGCGATCAAGAAGGAAGGCGAGTCGGGCAAGAAGAAGATCAACCAGTACACCCGCTACCTGACCGTCGTCATCGCCACGTTCCAGGCCTACGGCATCGCCGTCGGTCTTGAAGGCATGAGCGGTTCCATGGGCTCGGCGGTGATCATGGACAATCATCTTCTGTTCCGCTTCTCCACCGTCGTCACCCTGGTGGGCGGCACCATGTTCCTGATGTGGCTGGGTGAGCAGATCACCGCGCGCGGCATCGGTCAGGGCACCTCGCTCATCATCATGGCCGGTATCGTCGCCGAATTGCCCAGCGCTCTGGCCGGCACCCTGGAACTGGGTCGGACCGGCGCCCTGCCGGTGCTGCTGATCATCTTCCTGCTGATCATGGCGGTGGTGATCATCGCCGGTATCGTCTATTTCGAGCGGGCCCAGCGCCGGATCATCGTCCAGTATCCAAAGCGCCAGGTCGGCAACAAGATGTTTGGTGGCGAATCCAGCCATCTGCCCTTGAAGCTCAACACCTCGGGCGTCATTCCGCCTATCTTCGCCAGCTCGCTGTTGCTGATGCCCATGACCGTGGCGCAGTTCTATGCCGGCGGCGGCGGTCCCGAGTGGCTGACCACCTTCACCGCCCTGATGGGCCGTGGACAGCCGTTGTATCTGGGCATCTATACCGCGCTGATCGTCTTCTTCGCCTTCTTCTATACCGCCGTGGTGTTCAATCCGGTGGATACGGCCGATAACCTGAAGAAGAACGGCGGCTTCATCCCCGGTATCCGTCCGGGCAAGAATACCTCGGATTATCTGGATTATGTCCTCACCCGTCTGACCGTGTTGGGCGCCATCTACCTGACCGCCCTTTCGGTGTTGCCGGAACTGCTGATCTCGCGCTTCTCGGTCCCGTTCTATTTCGGCGGTACCTCGCTTTTGATCGTGGTGACGGTGACCATGGACACGGTGTCGCAGATTCAATCGCATCTGCTGGCGCATCAGTACGAAGGTCTGATCAAGAAGTCCCGTCTCAGGGGGCGTCGCGGCTGA
- the rpsN gene encoding 30S ribosomal protein S14: MSKISSVERNNKRAKLAKQMAGKRARLKAQVMDREASPEERFNAALKLAEVPRNSAKNRVRLLCELTGRPRGNYRKFKICRNKLRELGNLGQIPGLVKSSW, from the coding sequence ATGTCTAAGATCAGCTCTGTCGAGCGCAACAACAAGCGCGCGAAGCTGGCCAAGCAGATGGCAGGCAAGCGCGCCCGCCTGAAGGCTCAGGTCATGGACCGCGAGGCTTCGCCGGAAGAACGTTTCAATGCCGCCTTGAAGCTGGCGGAAGTTCCCCGCAACTCGGCCAAGAATCGTGTTCGCCTGTTGTGCGAACTGACCGGTCGTCCGCGTGGTAACTACCGTAAGTTCAAGATTTGCCGCAACAAGCTGCGCGAGCTTGGGAATCTGGGTCAGATTCCTGGGCTGGTGAAGTCGAGCTGGTAA
- the rplO gene encoding 50S ribosomal protein L15 — MTKLNDLRDNEGARYKFKRIGRGIGSGKGKTSGRGVKGQGSRTGVALQGFEGGQMPIYRRLPKRGFKNINAKEFAVINLGKLQAAIDAGKLNAAETITADILAAAGLVGKIGDGVRLLGRGELTAKVTIEVAGASEAAVAAVEKAGGSVKVSGAEAAQG, encoded by the coding sequence ATGACGAAGCTCAACGATCTGCGCGACAACGAAGGCGCCCGCTACAAGTTCAAGCGCATCGGCCGCGGCATTGGTTCGGGCAAGGGCAAGACCTCGGGCCGTGGCGTCAAGGGCCAGGGTTCCCGTACCGGTGTCGCCCTGCAAGGTTTTGAAGGCGGCCAGATGCCCATCTACCGCCGCCTGCCCAAGCGCGGTTTCAAGAACATCAACGCCAAGGAATTTGCCGTGATCAATCTCGGCAAGCTCCAGGCCGCTATCGATGCCGGCAAGCTCAACGCCGCCGAAACCATCACTGCCGACATCTTGGCCGCTGCCGGCCTGGTCGGTAAGATCGGTGACGGCGTCCGCCTGCTGGGCCGTGGCGAACTGACCGCCAAGGTGACCATCGAAGTCGCCGGCGCCTCCGAAGCGGCGGTCGCCGCCGTGGAAAAGGCTGGCGGTTCGGTGAAGGTTTCCGGTGCGGAAGCGGCCCAGGGCTGA
- the rplR gene encoding 50S ribosomal protein L18 — MMTPKELFERRKRRARASIAKKSGGRIRLSVFRSGKNIYVQVIDDVQGKTLAAASTLDKELKGSLKTGADTAAAAAVGKLIAERAKAAGITEVVFDRGGYIYHGRVKALAEAAREGGLSF, encoded by the coding sequence ATGATGACGCCGAAAGAATTGTTCGAGCGCCGCAAGCGGCGCGCCCGGGCCAGCATCGCGAAGAAGTCGGGTGGACGTATCCGCCTGTCGGTTTTCCGCTCTGGCAAGAATATCTATGTCCAGGTTATCGACGACGTGCAGGGCAAGACCCTGGCGGCTGCTTCGACGCTCGACAAGGAGCTGAAGGGCTCCTTGAAGACCGGCGCCGACACTGCGGCGGCTGCCGCTGTCGGCAAGCTGATCGCCGAGCGGGCCAAGGCGGCGGGCATCACCGAGGTGGTGTTCGATCGCGGCGGTTACATCTATCACGGTCGGGTGAAAGCCCTGGCCGAAGCGGCCCGCGAAGGCGGCCTGTCGTTCTAA